A section of the Pseudomonas sp. FP453 genome encodes:
- a CDS encoding helix-turn-helix domain-containing protein, with the protein MSIRLKLLRKKLGVTLDVLAEKSGMTKSYLSKVERGLNTPSIAAALKLAKALNVKVEELFSEDSVSLDSYSLVRSHERPDTAPGYAVLAHQVSERSLLPFIIYPPAEFTDKTFKEHLGEEFLFVHEGQVEVDFMNERVILERGDALHFNAQKPHRLRSVGPVQAQLLVVVHSKEE; encoded by the coding sequence ATGTCTATCCGTTTGAAATTATTGAGAAAAAAACTTGGCGTGACCTTGGATGTGCTGGCCGAAAAGTCCGGCATGACCAAGAGTTATCTGTCCAAGGTTGAACGCGGACTCAATACGCCGTCGATTGCGGCCGCGCTGAAACTGGCCAAGGCGTTGAACGTGAAGGTCGAAGAGCTGTTCAGCGAAGACAGCGTCAGCCTCGACAGCTACAGCCTGGTGCGCAGCCATGAACGGCCCGACACCGCGCCGGGTTATGCGGTGCTGGCCCATCAGGTCAGTGAGCGCAGCCTGCTGCCGTTCATCATCTACCCACCGGCGGAGTTCACCGACAAGACCTTCAAGGAGCACCTGGGGGAGGAGTTTCTGTTTGTGCATGAAGGCCAGGTGGAAGTGGATTTCATGAATGAACGGGTGATTCTGGAGCGCGGCGATGCGCTGCATTTCAATGCGCAGAAACCCCATCGGCTGAGGTCGGTGGGGCCGGTGCAGGCGCAGTTGCTGGTGGTGGTGCACAGCAAGGAAGAGTGA